A portion of the Lolium rigidum isolate FL_2022 chromosome 1, APGP_CSIRO_Lrig_0.1, whole genome shotgun sequence genome contains these proteins:
- the LOC124683794 gene encoding auxin-responsive protein IAA23-like has product MSTSSNESPAVSGLDYDDTALTLALPGSSPNDRKPAVGWPPVRAYRRNALREEGACKLVKVAVDGAPYLRKVDLAAHGGYEALLHALHGMFVPCLAVVRGDGELGCRLLDASTGAEYVPTYEDRDGDWMLVGDVPWK; this is encoded by the coding sequence ATGTCGACCAGCTCCAATGAGTCCCCGGCCGTGTCCGGTCTCGACTACGACGACACAGCGCTCACCCTCGCCCTCCCGGGCTCCTCCCCCAACGACCGCAAGCCGGCCGTGGGATGGCCGCCGGTGCGGGCATACAGGCGCAACGCACTGCGCGAGGAGGGCGCGTGCAAGCTTGTGAAGGTGGCCGTGGACGGCGCGCCCTACCTGCGCAAGGTGGACCTCGCCGCTCACGGCGGGTACGAGGCGCTGCTCCACGCGCTTCATGGCATGTTCGtgccctgcctcgccgtcgtccgcgGCGACGGTGAGCTGGGTTGTAGGCTCCTGGATGCGTCCACCGGCGCCGAGTACGTGCCCACCTACGAGGACAGGGACGGCGACTGGATGCTCGTCGGAGACGTCCCATGGAAGTAA